TCTCCGGCCCGAAGCACGCCCTGTGCGCGCCCCCCGAGATCCACGAGTCCTACACGTCCGGCGCGACGGAGAACCTGCTGGAGAAGTTCCGCGTCGTCCTCAAGGACGCCCGGGACGCGGCGATCGCCGCCGACGACGAGGTGACGCTGGAGTACGTGAAGGCGATGTACTCGAAGTTCGTCTCCACGATGGGGGAGTCGAACTACAACCGGGAGCTCTACCGCCCCGACTGGATGCACATCATCCGCAGCCAGGCGTTCTCCAACCTCTGGCTGAAGGCCCTCAAGGCCCACGACGAGGGCCTCACCGTCGTACGCGCGATGGGCACGGACGAGCTCCACGTCATCGGCGACTGGCAGCGGGTCTTCCCCGAGGGCCGCGGCGTCACCGAGGTCAAGACGAAGGACATCTACACCGCGGGCAGCGGTGACACCGGCGACATGGGCGACACCGGGTACACGGGCGAGACCGGGGATCTTCCGGGAGAGGGGGAGTAGATGCCCGAGAGGACCATCGACTTCGGGAAGTTCGGCGCCCGGGGAATCAAGGGCAGCGAAGCAGTCGCGCGCAAACTGGACGAGCTGTCGGGCGGCATCGTCACCCCCGTGACTGTGAAGCGCGGCCTGATGGCGCGCCTGCACTACCTCACGAGGACCGACCACAGCCGCAGGGCGGCCAGGGACGCCGGTCTGACCGTCACCGACCGCACCCTCAGGGCCTGGCTCGACGAGAAGCGCCGGCCCTCGCGCGCCAACCTCGAACGCATCGACCTCGCCTACCGCCGGGTGCGCCGCCAGAACGTCGCCCGGCACCTCCTCGCCCGCCTGAACGCCGGTGGCGGCACCCGGGTGGAGATCCACCCCCTCAACCAGTCACAGGTGGCCAGGCCGCTCCAGCGGATGGTGGAGTACCGCACGATGAACGTACGCCGCTGGGACCGCATCGTCGACGCCTGGGCCACCGGCGACCGCCAGGGCCTCGACGAGGCATGGGTGGACACGATCGTCGACCTGGGGTCGCAGTGGGGACAGTACGAGTACGTCACCAACATCGGCTTCGCCGCGTAGACCGCAGAGGCCGCGGAGACCGTGTAGCCGGCGGAGACCGTGGAGACCGTTGCAGAACGGCGAGCAGGCCGCGCAGGCCATGTGCGGGCCCGTATCCCCCGTGCGAGTGGTGCCGTGGGGGAGAGAGGAGTCTGCGGCACAGGAACGACGGGCCGCCCCCGGCGACGTGGAACAGGGGCGGGCCCGTGGGGAGGTGGTCCGGTCAGTGGCCGGCTGCCAGTTCTCCGCTGAGCCGGTCGTGGAGGTGGGCGCTGGGTTCGTTCAGACCGGTGATCTCCACCGTCTTGCCGCGCTGCTTGTACTTGGTCCCGATGGCGTCCAGGGCGGCGACGGAGGACGCGTCCCAGATGTGGGCGGCGGACAGGTCGATGACGACCCTGTCGGGATCGGTGGCGTAGTCGAACCGGCCGACGAGGTCGTTGGACGAGGCGAAGAACAACTCACCGGTGACCCGGTAGACAACGGTGCTGCCGTCGGGGTCGGTGACGGCGGTCACCTCGGCGAGGTGGGCGACGCGCTTGGCGAAGACGACCATGGCGGTGACGGTGCCGACGACCACGCCGATGGCCAGGTTGTGGGTGGCGACCACGCACGCGACGGTGATCACCATGACGGTGATCTCCCCGGCCGGCATCCGCCTCAGCGTCTTCGGGGAGACGGAGTGCCAGTCGAACGTCGCGAACGACACCATGACCATCACCGCGACCAGCGCGGCCATGGGGATGTCCGAGACCACCGGGCCGAAGACGATGCACAACACCATCAGGAACGAGCCGGCGAGGAAGGTGGACAGACGGGTGCGGGCACCGGAGACCTTCACGTTGATCATCGTCTGCCCGATCATGGCGCAGCCGCCCATGCCGCCGAAGAAGCCGGTGACGATGTTGGCGATGCCCTGACCGATGGACTCGCGGGTCTTGGAGGAGCGGGTGTCGGTGATGTCGTCGACCAGCTTCGCGGTCATCAACGACTCCATCAGGCCGACCAGCGCCATGGCGAGCGCGTAGGGGGCGATGGTGGTCAGGGTGTCCATGGTGAACGGCACATCGGGCAGGCCGGGGACGGGCAGGGAGGACGGCAGGTCGCCCTTGTCACCCACGGTCGGCACCGCGATCCCGGCGGCGACCGTGATGACCGTGAGGACGACGATCGACACGAGCGGGGCCGGGATCACCTTGGTGACCTTGGGGAAGAACACCATGAGCGCGAGCCCCGCCGCGATGAGCGGGTGGACGGGCCAGGGCACGTCGTGCATCTCCGGCACCTGGGCCATGAAGATCAGGATCGCGAGGGAGTTCACGAAGCCGACCATCACACTGCGCGGCACGAACCGCATCAGCTTCGCCACCCCGAGCGCCCCGAGAACGATCTGGAAGATGCCGGCCAGGATCACGGCGGCGACGAGGTACCCGAAGCCGTGCTCACGGTTCAGCGGAGCGATCACGAGCGCGACAGCGCCGGTCGCAGCCGAGATCATGGCCCGGCGTCCGCCGACGACCGAGATGGTCACGGCCATCGTGAAGGAGGCGAACAGACCGATCGCCGGGTCGACTCCGGCGATGATGGAGAACGAGATCGCCTCGGGAATCAACGCGAGAGCGACGACGAGGCCGGCCAGGACCTCGGTGCGCCAGACCTTCGGGTCGGACAGCCAATCAGGACGCAGGCCCCGCAACCGCGCGGCCGGGGACACAGTGGACGTGGACAAGACGAGAACCCGTCGTGCTCGGGCACACCCCTGCGGCAGGGCGGGGCGCGCGAAGGAAGTAAGGAAGTACGGAATACCGGGCCGGCATCCGGGGCCGACCCATCGGAGGCGGGGCCGGAAAGTCGAGAGGGAGGGAACCGGGACGGCGTGAACGCGCGCGAAGCCCGGGTTCCGGTCAGGGGCGGAGCGTCACGGGGGCCAGGCGGCGGCGCAGGCCACCATGGACTCGCGCACGCGTCTCTCCCGCAGGACTCGGATCTTCACCGGGAGCGTCATCGGCCCCAACATGACGGAACGGGCAGTGAACGGCCCGCCATGGACTCTACCGTAACGTGAGAGTTGGTGTTCGGCGGTCGAGCGGCGGGACGGCAGGCCGACGGGGCGGGGACGGTGGGGCGGTGGGACGGTGGAGAGGATCCGGGGCGGTATGACGCAGGAGCGGCACATGCAGATCGGCGAGGTCGCCGAGCGGACGGGGTTGTCGCTGCGCACGATCCGGCACTACGAAGATGTCGGCCTCATCGTCCCTTCCGCCCGCAGCAAGGGCGGCTTCCGTCTCTACACGGAGGCCGACGTCGGCCGGCTCATGGTGATCCGGCGCATGAAGCCGCTGGATTTCTCCCTCGAGGAGATGCGCGACCTGCTGGAGATCACCGACCGGCTCGGCACCCGGGACGATCCGCCCGCGCCTCCGGAGCGCGAGCGGCTCCGTGCGCGACTCGACGCGTACCGCAAGGTGGCCGACGCGCGGTGCGAGACGCTCCGCGCACGCCTGGCGATGGCCGAGGACTTCGCCGCCACACTGCGTGACCGGACGGACGCGGACGCCCGGCCCCGGGCGGCAAGCGGGTCGATTCCTTCCGAGGGGCCCTCCACGGAGACCCCGGCTCGCGATTGACGCACCCGGCCCTGCCGGGGAGGCGCGCGGGTGCTCGGCGAGAGCAGGGCCGACTCCGGTCGGCTCAGGAAACCGCCGCTGCGCACCGGTCGGGGTCTTCGGGCGGAGTGGGGTCGTCGAACAGGCGGGAGAGGTGGTAGCGCATCACGTACCGGGCCTGTTCCGCCGACCGCTGCCCGACCAGCACGCTGATTCCGACACCGTGGCTGAGGCTCAGCAGGCGCGCGGCCTCGGCGGAGACATCCAGATGTGCCTCGATCTCCCCCGCCGCCCGCGCCGTGGCCAGGATGTCGGTGAGCTGCCGCTCGAGCCGGTTCGGCCCCTCGACGAAGGGCTGCTCCGCCAGTTCGGGGTCGGTCATGGCCAGTACCGCGTAGGACGTCCACACGAGGCGGAAGGTGTGGCTGTCCGCGTCGGCCGGCAGGACCTCGTCGACCAGTGCCTCCAGACGGGCGCGTGCCGAACCGGGGCCGTCCGGGCCTTCGAGCCGTGCCGACCACCGCTCGTGGCTCTGCCTCTCCAGGTGCTGCAACGCGGCGTGCATCAACTGGGCCTTGGTGTCGAAGTAGTACTGCACCAGGTTCAAGGACATGCCCGCTTCGGCCGCGACCGCGCGCATGGTCACCGCGTGCAGTCCCTCCCGGGCGGCCACCCGGACCAGGGCATCGGCGATGTGCGCCCGGCGCTGGGCGTGGTCCACCCGTTTCGGCACCGTGTCCCCCTCCTGTCCGGCTTCCCGTCGGACTTCCCGTCCGCTCCGTTTTCATAGTACCGCTGTACTGTAAAAGCTCGCCGTAACGATGGGGAGAAGCATGGGACGACGCGAGGCCCGTGATACCGAGGGACGAATCGACACCGGGAAAGAGACGGGTGCACCGGCACCCCGTCGGGCGGCGTTGTTGTGGCTGTCCTGCGCGGCCCAGTTCATGGTGGTGCTCGACGTATCGGTGGTGAACGTCGCACTGCCGTCGATCCGGACCGCGCTCGGCCTCGACGCGGCGGGGCTGCAGTGGGTCGTGGGCAGCTACGCGCTGGTCTTCGCGGGCTTCCTGCTTCTCGGTGGCCGACTCGCGGACCTGTACGGCCGACGGCGGACATTGGTGTGCGGGCTGGTGCTGTTCTCCGTCTCCAGTCTGGTGGGCGGGCTCGCCACCGGCCCCGGCCTGCTGATCGCCATGCGCGCGGTGCAGGGCCTGGGCGCCGCGGTGCTGGCCCCGGCCACGCTGACCGTTCTGACCACCACCTTCCCCGAAGGGCCCGGTCGCACCAAGGCGTTGGCGATCTGGACCGCGGTCAGTTCCGCCGGAGGCGCGGCGGGCAACCTGATCGGCGGCGTCCTGACCGACGCGCTGTCGTGGCGGTGGATCCTGCTGATCAACGTGCCGATCGGTGCCGTGGCCGTCCTGGCCGCCCTGTACCTGCTGCCGTCCGAGCGCTCCCGCGCGGTGTCCGGCCGACTCGACGTGCCCGGGGCGGTGCTGGCCACCCTGGGTGTCACGGCGCTCGTCCTCGGGGTGAGCCGGGCCGGAACGCAGGGCTGGACGGGGCCGGCCGTCCTGACCGGCCTGGCGGTCGGCGTCGTGGCGCTGATCGCGTTCGCGGTGACGGAGACCCGGTACGCGGCGGCTCCCCTGGTGCCGCCGGACCTGGTACGGCTGCGACCGATCCGGGTCGGCAACGCCGCCATGCTGCTGGCCGGCGGCTGCTTCATCCCGATGTGGTACTTCCTGTCGCTGTACATGCAGGAGGTCCTCCACTACGGAGCCCTGGCCACGGGCTTCGGTTTCCTGCCTCACACGCTTGTCGGCATCGCGGCCGCCCGCCTCGCCCCCGCCGCCATGGAGCGCACCGGAGCCCGGGGTCTCATCGTTCTCGGCGCCGTCCTCGGCGCCCTCGGTTTCCTCTGGCAGAGCGGTATCGACACGGACAGCGGCTACTCGGACGGCCTGCTCGGACCCGCGATCGTCATGTCCGCCGGCATGGGCCTGCTCATCACCCCCATCATCACCACCGTCACCTCCGGCATCCGCGAGCAGGACGCGGGGGCGGCCTCCGGGCTGATGAACACCACCCGGCAGCTGGGCGGTGTGGTCGGGCTCGCCGCCCTCGTCACCCTCGCCACCGCCGACGGCGGACCGGACCTGGCGTACCGGACCGTCTTCGTGGCGATGGCGGCGGTGTGCGCGGGCGTCGCGGTGCTGGCCCTGGCGCTGCCCGCGCCGCGGAAGGGCCGGGACGATTCGGTCGCGATACGGCGGTGAGCCCCCGCTCGGGAGCCGGGCATCGGTCGACCAGCACGTTTTTTCCGGCCGCTCCGTTTCCCGGCCACTACGTTCCCCGACCGGTCCGTTTTCCCCGGCCGGAACGGGGTGGTCGGTCATGATGCCCGGGCGGACATCATGATGTCGCTGCCGTGATGAATCCTTTGACGGTGGTCGCGCCTCTTGTTCCTGTGCGGACAACAGGGTCGGCACAGGAACCGGAGGTTTGTCGTGATCATTGGTGCCGT
The nucleotide sequence above comes from Streptomyces sp. ML-6. Encoded proteins:
- a CDS encoding SulP family inorganic anion transporter: MSTSTVSPAARLRGLRPDWLSDPKVWRTEVLAGLVVALALIPEAISFSIIAGVDPAIGLFASFTMAVTISVVGGRRAMISAATGAVALVIAPLNREHGFGYLVAAVILAGIFQIVLGALGVAKLMRFVPRSVMVGFVNSLAILIFMAQVPEMHDVPWPVHPLIAAGLALMVFFPKVTKVIPAPLVSIVVLTVITVAAGIAVPTVGDKGDLPSSLPVPGLPDVPFTMDTLTTIAPYALAMALVGLMESLMTAKLVDDITDTRSSKTRESIGQGIANIVTGFFGGMGGCAMIGQTMINVKVSGARTRLSTFLAGSFLMVLCIVFGPVVSDIPMAALVAVMVMVSFATFDWHSVSPKTLRRMPAGEITVMVITVACVVATHNLAIGVVVGTVTAMVVFAKRVAHLAEVTAVTDPDGSTVVYRVTGELFFASSNDLVGRFDYATDPDRVVIDLSAAHIWDASSVAALDAIGTKYKQRGKTVEITGLNEPSAHLHDRLSGELAAGH
- a CDS encoding transcriptional regulator yields the protein MPERTIDFGKFGARGIKGSEAVARKLDELSGGIVTPVTVKRGLMARLHYLTRTDHSRRAARDAGLTVTDRTLRAWLDEKRRPSRANLERIDLAYRRVRRQNVARHLLARLNAGGGTRVEIHPLNQSQVARPLQRMVEYRTMNVRRWDRIVDAWATGDRQGLDEAWVDTIVDLGSQWGQYEYVTNIGFAA
- a CDS encoding MFS transporter, with product MGRREARDTEGRIDTGKETGAPAPRRAALLWLSCAAQFMVVLDVSVVNVALPSIRTALGLDAAGLQWVVGSYALVFAGFLLLGGRLADLYGRRRTLVCGLVLFSVSSLVGGLATGPGLLIAMRAVQGLGAAVLAPATLTVLTTTFPEGPGRTKALAIWTAVSSAGGAAGNLIGGVLTDALSWRWILLINVPIGAVAVLAALYLLPSERSRAVSGRLDVPGAVLATLGVTALVLGVSRAGTQGWTGPAVLTGLAVGVVALIAFAVTETRYAAAPLVPPDLVRLRPIRVGNAAMLLAGGCFIPMWYFLSLYMQEVLHYGALATGFGFLPHTLVGIAAARLAPAAMERTGARGLIVLGAVLGALGFLWQSGIDTDSGYSDGLLGPAIVMSAGMGLLITPIITTVTSGIREQDAGAASGLMNTTRQLGGVVGLAALVTLATADGGPDLAYRTVFVAMAAVCAGVAVLALALPAPRKGRDDSVAIRR
- a CDS encoding MerR family transcriptional regulator, with product MTQERHMQIGEVAERTGLSLRTIRHYEDVGLIVPSARSKGGFRLYTEADVGRLMVIRRMKPLDFSLEEMRDLLEITDRLGTRDDPPAPPERERLRARLDAYRKVADARCETLRARLAMAEDFAATLRDRTDADARPRAASGSIPSEGPSTETPARD
- a CDS encoding TetR/AcrR family transcriptional regulator, whose translation is MPKRVDHAQRRAHIADALVRVAAREGLHAVTMRAVAAEAGMSLNLVQYYFDTKAQLMHAALQHLERQSHERWSARLEGPDGPGSARARLEALVDEVLPADADSHTFRLVWTSYAVLAMTDPELAEQPFVEGPNRLERQLTDILATARAAGEIEAHLDVSAEAARLLSLSHGVGISVLVGQRSAEQARYVMRYHLSRLFDDPTPPEDPDRCAAAVS